The following proteins are encoded in a genomic region of Methylovorus glucosotrophus:
- the gcvH gene encoding glycine cleavage system protein GcvH, protein MKIKDNLHYSAEHLWVSPTEQAGIFNAGITDYAQDLLGDIVYVEAPQPGTELKAGQACGLVESVKTGSDLHAPLDGVVTAINADLQGTPELINDKPYEAWIFQFKANNAADVEKLLDAAGYEAQLGQ, encoded by the coding sequence ATGAAAATTAAGGACAATCTGCATTATTCTGCCGAACATCTCTGGGTCTCCCCTACGGAGCAAGCCGGGATTTTTAATGCAGGCATCACGGATTATGCGCAGGATCTGCTGGGCGATATTGTCTATGTCGAGGCGCCCCAGCCCGGGACTGAGCTTAAAGCAGGCCAGGCATGCGGGCTGGTTGAGTCCGTCAAGACTGGCTCAGACCTGCATGCACCGCTGGATGGCGTCGTGACTGCGATCAATGCCGATCTGCAAGGCACTCCAGAACTCATCAATGACAAACCTTATGAAGCCTGGATATTCCAGTTCAAGGCCAATAACGCAGCCGATGTGGAGAAATTACTGGATGCCGCTGGCTACGAAGCACAGCTGGGGCAGTAA
- the pbpG gene encoding D-alanyl-D-alanine endopeptidase → MLRNFLIMVTAFTLSMPPLVVEAATTQKSTKRVVAKSKPAKTKVSSRKIIRTIRADRKYQVQKAAYHPGVFQEDHPSNLQLASSKALIVNQETGEVLYAKSVDQATPIASVTKLMTAMVMLDAHLPMDELLTINEADVDTLKGTSSRLRLGTTLTRAEMLHLALMSSENRAASALGRNYPGGLTAFIRAMNAKASMLGMAHSQFVDPTGLNSANISTAEDLVKMVRAAYQYPEIRQVSTSASQEVPVYGLRNPINFVNTNVLVRNSDWVIGLSKTGFINEAGRCLVMQAEIAGQPMIIVLLDSYGKYSRIGDAQRIRKWIESSNVSRHMS, encoded by the coding sequence ATGTTACGAAATTTTCTTATTATGGTGACGGCGTTCACCCTGTCCATGCCTCCCCTCGTGGTTGAAGCCGCTACGACACAAAAGTCTACCAAGCGCGTTGTAGCCAAGTCCAAGCCAGCCAAAACCAAAGTAAGTAGTCGCAAAATCATTCGCACCATTCGTGCTGATCGCAAATATCAGGTCCAGAAAGCCGCATACCACCCCGGTGTTTTTCAGGAAGATCATCCTTCCAACCTGCAGCTCGCTTCTTCCAAGGCACTGATTGTCAATCAGGAGACGGGGGAAGTGCTGTATGCCAAGAGCGTGGATCAGGCGACGCCCATTGCATCCGTTACCAAACTGATGACAGCGATGGTGATGCTGGATGCGCATCTGCCGATGGATGAACTGCTGACCATCAACGAGGCCGATGTGGACACCCTGAAAGGCACCAGCTCACGCTTGCGTCTGGGAACCACGCTGACGCGCGCCGAAATGCTGCATCTCGCCCTGATGTCATCCGAAAATCGTGCAGCATCGGCCCTGGGCCGCAACTACCCTGGTGGCTTGACTGCCTTTATTCGCGCCATGAATGCCAAGGCGTCCATGCTGGGCATGGCGCATAGCCAGTTTGTTGATCCTACCGGTCTGAACAGTGCGAACATCTCGACGGCGGAAGACCTGGTCAAGATGGTACGCGCAGCGTATCAATACCCTGAAATCCGCCAGGTCAGCACGTCTGCCTCTCAGGAGGTCCCGGTATATGGCTTGCGCAACCCGATCAACTTTGTAAATACCAATGTGCTGGTTCGTAACAGTGATTGGGTGATTGGCCTTTCCAAGACCGGCTTTATCAACGAGGCAGGCCGTTGTCTGGTGATGCAGGCGGAAATTGCTGGCCAGCCCATGATCATCGTGCTGCTGGATTCCTATGGCAAGTACTCACGTATTGGTGATGCCCAACGTATTCGTAAATGGATAGAGAGCAGCAACGTCTCTCGCCATATGAGCTAG
- the topA gene encoding type I DNA topoisomerase, which yields MSKLLIVESPSKAKTLKKYLGSDFEVLASYGHVRDLIPKNGAVDPENDYAMKYEVIDRNSKHVDAIAKAVRASDAIYLATDPDREGEAISWHIAEILKDKKLIKDKLIKRVVFHEITKTAVQNAIASPRDISMPLVNAQQARRALDYLVGFNLSPLLWKKIRRGLSAGRVQSPALRLIVERELEIEAFKSQEYWTIHLESKKHQHLFDARLVQLDGSKVEQFTVTNETQQAEIVGKLLLASAGKTTVSRVEKKQKNRSPAAPFTTSTLQQEAVRKLGFTTSRAMRIAQQLYEGIDVGNGTVGLITYMRTDSFSMAAEAVMQIRDYIKRNFEPDYLPKSPIMYKTKAKNAQEAHEAIRPTDITRTPQSLKNYLTPEQFRLYEMIWKRALACQMAPAKFDAVSVDLAVGSDANLFRATGQTMIFPGFIAVYMEGQDDAEEEAEAKLPHLETGEVLDVNKIFGDQHFTEPPPRYSEASLVKVLEEYGIGRPSTYASIISTLQDREYVLLDKKRFTPTDVGRVVNKFLTEHFTRYVDYGFTANLENELDDIAEGEREWVPVLDDFWQGFNKQLLEKANIDRAEITQEDIGEACPKCGKPLHSRLGRFGKFIGCSGYPECDYIRNTGSNAAASSEPVIMGHDPASDKDILLLNGPYGPYLQLGLPEGSKKKPKRVSIPKEIPLANVDLEVAMKLIALPRDLGQHPETGKKIVANIGRFGPYVNHDGKFKSIPRSDSVFDIDLPRAVELLAQAKSGPAPLKDLGKHPTEDGNIEVYAGRYGPYVQHGKLRATLPSSEAPEELTMEEALALLAAKAAKEAPAKKPAAKKKTTAAKKPAAKTATKKTTATKKPATRAKKTAVTES from the coding sequence ATGTCCAAACTGCTGATTGTTGAATCACCATCAAAAGCCAAAACCCTGAAAAAATATCTGGGTAGCGACTTTGAGGTCCTTGCCTCTTATGGGCACGTGCGTGACCTGATTCCCAAGAACGGCGCGGTGGATCCGGAAAATGACTACGCCATGAAATACGAAGTCATCGACCGCAACTCCAAGCATGTCGATGCCATCGCCAAGGCTGTACGGGCTTCTGATGCCATCTACCTCGCAACCGACCCGGACCGCGAAGGTGAAGCCATTTCCTGGCATATTGCCGAAATCCTGAAAGACAAAAAGCTGATCAAGGACAAACTGATCAAGCGCGTGGTCTTTCATGAAATTACCAAAACTGCAGTGCAGAATGCGATTGCCAGCCCGCGCGACATCTCCATGCCGCTGGTCAACGCACAGCAGGCACGCCGCGCACTGGATTACCTGGTGGGCTTCAATCTGTCGCCCCTGCTGTGGAAAAAAATTCGCCGTGGTCTCTCTGCTGGCCGCGTGCAGAGTCCGGCCTTGCGCCTGATTGTCGAGCGCGAGCTTGAGATTGAGGCATTCAAGAGCCAGGAATACTGGACCATCCATCTGGAATCCAAGAAACATCAGCATCTGTTTGACGCACGCCTGGTGCAACTGGATGGCAGCAAGGTCGAACAGTTTACGGTGACCAATGAAACGCAGCAGGCCGAAATCGTAGGCAAGCTGCTGCTCGCCAGCGCGGGCAAAACCACGGTCAGCCGCGTAGAGAAGAAACAGAAAAACCGCAGCCCGGCGGCGCCTTTCACGACGTCCACGCTGCAACAGGAAGCCGTGCGCAAACTGGGGTTCACCACCAGCCGCGCCATGCGCATTGCGCAGCAGCTGTATGAAGGTATTGATGTTGGTAACGGTACCGTGGGTCTGATCACCTACATGCGTACGGACAGCTTCAGCATGGCCGCCGAGGCCGTCATGCAGATCCGTGACTACATCAAGCGCAACTTCGAGCCTGACTATCTGCCGAAGTCGCCCATCATGTATAAGACCAAGGCCAAGAACGCCCAGGAAGCCCACGAAGCGATACGTCCAACCGATATCACGCGCACACCGCAAAGCCTGAAAAACTACCTGACGCCCGAGCAGTTCCGCCTTTATGAAATGATCTGGAAGCGCGCCCTTGCCTGTCAGATGGCACCTGCCAAGTTTGATGCCGTCAGCGTCGATCTGGCGGTGGGTTCGGATGCCAACCTGTTCCGCGCCACCGGTCAAACCATGATTTTCCCCGGCTTTATTGCCGTATACATGGAAGGCCAGGACGATGCCGAGGAAGAAGCTGAAGCCAAGCTGCCGCACCTGGAAACTGGCGAAGTGCTGGACGTGAACAAGATTTTTGGCGACCAGCATTTCACTGAACCACCTCCGCGCTACTCTGAAGCCAGCCTGGTAAAGGTGCTGGAAGAATATGGCATTGGCCGCCCCTCCACCTACGCCAGCATTATCTCCACCCTGCAGGACAGAGAGTACGTGCTGCTGGACAAGAAACGCTTTACACCAACCGACGTGGGCCGCGTCGTCAATAAATTCCTGACCGAGCATTTCACTCGCTATGTGGATTACGGCTTTACCGCCAACCTCGAAAACGAGCTGGATGATATCGCTGAAGGCGAACGCGAGTGGGTCCCCGTGCTGGATGATTTCTGGCAAGGCTTTAACAAGCAGTTGCTGGAAAAAGCCAATATCGACCGCGCGGAAATCACCCAGGAAGATATTGGCGAGGCCTGCCCCAAGTGCGGCAAGCCATTGCACTCCCGCCTTGGCCGTTTCGGCAAGTTTATCGGCTGCTCCGGCTATCCGGAATGTGACTACATCCGCAATACGGGCAGCAACGCCGCCGCCAGCAGCGAACCTGTGATCATGGGCCACGATCCGGCAAGCGACAAGGATATCCTGCTACTGAACGGCCCTTACGGCCCTTATCTGCAACTGGGGCTGCCAGAAGGCAGCAAAAAGAAACCCAAACGCGTCAGCATCCCCAAAGAAATTCCGCTGGCGAATGTAGATCTGGAAGTCGCCATGAAGCTGATCGCCTTGCCGCGCGATCTGGGTCAACACCCAGAAACCGGCAAGAAGATTGTGGCCAACATCGGCCGCTTTGGACCGTATGTTAATCACGATGGCAAGTTTAAGTCCATTCCTCGCTCGGACAGCGTGTTCGATATCGATCTGCCGCGCGCGGTCGAACTGCTGGCCCAAGCCAAATCCGGCCCGGCGCCACTCAAGGACCTCGGCAAGCACCCCACGGAAGACGGCAATATCGAAGTTTATGCAGGCCGCTATGGCCCCTATGTGCAGCATGGCAAATTGCGCGCCACCCTGCCCAGCAGCGAGGCACCAGAAGAGCTGACCATGGAAGAAGCACTGGCACTGCTGGCAGCCAAAGCCGCCAAGGAAGCCCCGGCCAAGAAACCCGCTGCCAAGAAAAAAACCACGGCTGCTAAAAAACCAGCGGCAAAAACGGCGACCAAAAAAACCACGGCCACCAAGAAACCGGCCACGCGTGCCAAAAAAACGGCTGTGACAGAAAGCTAA
- the ttcA gene encoding tRNA 2-thiocytidine(32) synthetase TtcA, with protein MKHYPDNVSANFLKLRNSLISATGKAIGDYNMIEDGDTVLVCMSGGKDSHAMLMLLLALQERAPVDFKLIAMNLDQKQPNFPEDVLPAYLEKLGVEYRIVEADTYSIVKEKIPEGKTTCSLCSRLRRGIIYSTAKALGANKIALGHHRDDIVQTLFLNMFFGSKLKAMPPKLSTNRGEFMVIRPLAYCAEKDIAAYARGMEFPIIPCDLCGSQENLQRQKIKDMLNAWEREQPGRINNIFRAITNVEPSHLADTDLYDFKGLTSASLEDEDPLFGDIAKEEQPALAMASQEGTRIEFRRPENRLSADIEA; from the coding sequence ATGAAACATTATCCCGACAACGTCTCCGCCAACTTCCTGAAGTTGCGCAACAGCCTGATCAGTGCCACTGGCAAAGCCATTGGTGATTACAACATGATTGAAGACGGCGACACCGTGCTGGTCTGCATGAGCGGCGGCAAGGATTCGCATGCCATGCTGATGCTGTTGCTGGCCCTGCAGGAACGCGCACCGGTGGATTTCAAGCTGATCGCCATGAATCTGGACCAGAAGCAGCCCAACTTCCCGGAAGATGTCCTGCCAGCCTATCTGGAAAAGCTGGGCGTAGAATACCGCATCGTCGAAGCCGACACCTATTCCATCGTCAAGGAAAAAATCCCCGAAGGCAAAACCACCTGCTCACTGTGCTCGCGCCTGCGTCGCGGCATTATTTACAGCACGGCAAAAGCCCTGGGCGCCAATAAAATTGCCCTGGGCCATCATCGCGACGATATTGTGCAGACCCTGTTTCTGAATATGTTCTTTGGCTCCAAGCTCAAAGCCATGCCGCCCAAGCTCAGTACCAATCGCGGCGAATTCATGGTGATCCGCCCGCTGGCCTATTGTGCTGAAAAAGACATTGCCGCCTACGCCAGGGGCATGGAATTCCCGATTATTCCTTGCGACCTGTGTGGCTCGCAGGAAAATCTGCAACGCCAAAAAATCAAGGACATGCTGAACGCGTGGGAACGCGAACAGCCCGGCCGCATCAATAATATTTTCCGTGCGATTACCAATGTCGAGCCATCGCACCTGGCCGATACTGACTTATACGACTTCAAAGGCCTGACCAGCGCATCGCTGGAAGATGAGGACCCCTTGTTTGGCGACATCGCCAAGGAAGAGCAGCCCGCGCTTGCCATGGCTAGTCAGGAAGGTACCCGCATTGAGTTTCGCCGTCCGGAAAATCGATTGAGTGCCGACATCGAAGCTTGA
- a CDS encoding pteridine reductase, protein MNSNLNDKVVLITGGAKRVGASICRLLHAGGAKLMIHYRSSASEARALQSELNLQRPNSVAIIQADLLNIAVLPSLIQETIKQFGKLDVLINNASSYYATELGQISEDAWTDLVGSNLKAPLFLSQAAAPELRKNSGCIINITDMHVERPKKGYIVYSVAKAGLVTLTKSLAHELGPEVRVNAVAPGPVLWPEDNPQFDEVYRQRVISQTLLKRIGEGDDVAKAVRFLIQDAPFVTGHVMAIDGGRSLNL, encoded by the coding sequence GTGAATTCAAATCTTAATGACAAAGTAGTACTGATTACCGGGGGAGCCAAGCGCGTGGGCGCCTCCATCTGCCGCCTGCTGCATGCTGGCGGCGCAAAGCTGATGATCCATTACCGCAGCTCGGCGAGCGAAGCCCGGGCCCTGCAATCCGAACTCAACCTGCAACGGCCAAATTCAGTCGCCATTATCCAGGCGGATCTGTTGAATATCGCGGTACTGCCGAGCCTGATTCAGGAAACGATCAAGCAGTTCGGCAAACTGGACGTGCTGATCAATAACGCCTCCAGCTACTACGCCACCGAGCTCGGCCAGATCAGCGAAGACGCCTGGACAGACCTTGTCGGTTCCAACCTCAAAGCACCGTTGTTCCTGTCGCAAGCAGCAGCGCCCGAGCTGCGCAAAAATAGCGGCTGCATTATCAACATTACCGACATGCATGTGGAACGGCCGAAGAAAGGCTACATCGTCTACAGCGTGGCCAAAGCGGGTCTGGTCACCCTGACAAAATCGCTCGCGCATGAGCTCGGACCAGAAGTCCGCGTTAACGCCGTGGCGCCCGGCCCCGTGCTATGGCCGGAAGACAACCCGCAATTTGACGAGGTGTATCGACAACGCGTTATTTCGCAAACCCTGCTGAAGCGCATAGGCGAGGGGGACGATGTGGCCAAAGCCGTTCGCTTCCTGATTCAGGATGCGCCGTTTGTCACCGGGCACGTGATGGCCATTGATGGTGGTCGCTCGCTTAACTTGTGA
- a CDS encoding class I SAM-dependent methyltransferase, with translation MINSLPKPDADAAAHSQQLKLHIGRHIAEAGGWLDFAQYMDLVLYAPSLGYYSAGAKKFGPAGDFVTAPELSPLFARTLATQAADILSATAGDVLELGAGSGRLAADLLLELDRLQQLPSQYRILEISAYLRQVQKDYLQKVLPPHLMQRVEWLDSLPEAFSGLVLGNEVLDALPVHIVHQQADGLWQRGVGLAPDAELQWVDRPADALIQAAFRETRLPESYTTEICMAAGGLIASLASMLQRGVVLLIDYGFPRHEYYHPQRQQGTLMCHYRHHAHTDPFLYPGLQDITAHVDFTRIAESAMQQGLAVMGYASQAQFLINCGITECLAEVSPHDVAAYAPLASSAQKLLSPAEMGELFKVIAVGRGVDEPLRGFGRGDKRHTL, from the coding sequence ATGATCAATTCATTACCAAAACCAGATGCCGACGCGGCTGCCCACAGTCAGCAATTGAAGCTGCATATTGGCAGGCATATTGCAGAGGCGGGCGGCTGGCTGGACTTTGCACAATACATGGATTTGGTGCTGTATGCACCAAGCCTTGGGTATTACAGTGCCGGGGCCAAAAAGTTCGGTCCGGCAGGAGATTTTGTTACGGCTCCCGAGCTTTCTCCACTATTCGCCCGCACCCTTGCCACGCAGGCTGCCGACATACTCTCTGCAACTGCTGGGGATGTGCTTGAGCTGGGTGCCGGCAGTGGCCGGTTGGCGGCCGATTTGCTGCTGGAGCTGGATCGCCTGCAGCAGCTGCCATCACAATACCGCATTCTGGAGATAAGCGCTTACTTGCGGCAGGTGCAGAAGGATTACTTGCAGAAAGTTTTGCCCCCGCATTTGATGCAACGCGTGGAATGGCTGGATAGCCTGCCCGAGGCGTTTTCCGGCCTGGTGCTGGGGAATGAAGTGCTGGATGCCTTGCCCGTGCATATTGTCCATCAGCAGGCCGATGGGCTGTGGCAACGCGGCGTTGGGCTTGCGCCAGATGCTGAATTGCAGTGGGTTGATCGGCCAGCTGATGCGCTCATTCAGGCCGCATTCCGCGAGACTCGATTGCCTGAGTCGTACACCACCGAAATCTGTATGGCCGCTGGTGGCCTGATAGCCAGCCTTGCCAGCATGTTGCAACGTGGTGTCGTGCTGCTGATTGATTACGGGTTTCCTCGCCATGAGTATTACCACCCACAACGCCAGCAAGGTACGCTGATGTGCCACTATCGCCACCATGCGCATACGGATCCGTTTTTATACCCCGGCTTGCAGGATATTACGGCGCACGTGGATTTCACCCGGATTGCCGAATCTGCCATGCAACAGGGGCTGGCTGTCATGGGCTATGCCAGTCAGGCGCAATTCCTTATCAACTGCGGCATTACGGAGTGTCTTGCCGAGGTGTCCCCGCATGATGTCGCTGCATATGCACCGCTTGCTTCGTCTGCCCAGAAACTGCTATCCCCGGCGGAGATGGGCGAGCTATTCAAGGTGATCGCTGTTGGGCGCGGTGTTGATGAGCCTTTGCGTGGCTTTGGCCGCGGCGACAAACGACATACCCTGTAA
- the trmB gene encoding tRNA (guanosine(46)-N7)-methyltransferase TrmB, translated as MEHKEHELPPGEQDNPKHRPIRSFVLRQGRLTEGQRKALEQWLPVYGVAYQPEPIALDQVFGRAESPKILEIGFGMGDSTAKIAQLQPDRDFIGVEVHTPGVGSLLKLVGEMHLENIRVIQHDAVEVLQHMIPDASLDGVHIFFPDPWHKKRHHKRRLIQAAFVQLLCSKLKPGAYLHVATDWQEYAEWVLEVLQGEPQLRNTADTYAEKPDYRPLTKFENRGIKLGHGVWDIIFTRK; from the coding sequence ATGGAACATAAAGAGCATGAGCTGCCCCCGGGTGAGCAGGACAATCCCAAGCATCGCCCCATTCGCAGCTTCGTATTACGGCAGGGGCGACTGACCGAAGGGCAGCGCAAGGCATTGGAGCAGTGGCTGCCAGTTTATGGCGTCGCGTATCAGCCGGAACCCATCGCGCTTGATCAGGTATTTGGCCGGGCGGAGAGTCCAAAAATTCTCGAGATCGGCTTTGGCATGGGGGATAGCACCGCAAAAATCGCCCAGTTACAACCCGATCGTGACTTTATAGGCGTGGAAGTGCATACCCCTGGCGTCGGCAGCCTGCTCAAGCTGGTAGGCGAAATGCACCTGGAGAATATCCGGGTGATTCAGCATGACGCCGTCGAGGTGTTGCAGCACATGATCCCGGATGCGAGCCTGGATGGCGTGCATATTTTCTTCCCGGATCCCTGGCATAAAAAGCGCCATCACAAGCGCCGCTTGATTCAGGCGGCTTTTGTACAGCTTCTGTGCAGCAAGCTTAAACCCGGCGCCTATCTGCATGTGGCGACAGATTGGCAGGAATATGCCGAGTGGGTGCTGGAGGTGTTGCAGGGGGAGCCGCAGTTGCGCAATACGGCGGATACGTATGCCGAGAAGCCGGATTACCGACCCTTAACCAAGTTTGAAAACCGTGGCATCAAGCTGGGCCACGGCGTCTGGGATATTATCTTCACCCGAAAATAG
- the yihA gene encoding ribosome biogenesis GTP-binding protein YihA/YsxC — protein sequence MPLFQNATFHISAHHLSDLPPPFGIEVAFAGRSNAGKSSALNTMANHNRLAFVSKQPGRTQLINFFSLGGDRFLVDLPGYGYAKVPESMRKHWQMTLSNYLNHRSSLYGLVLVMDSRHPLTPLDRQMLDWFGPSGKPIHVLLTKSDKLSRSAAMLTLNAVRKELNTTWGNCSVQLFSSLKKQGVEEAEAVIGKWLFPPQDHTTEEPSESPAE from the coding sequence ATGCCATTGTTTCAAAACGCCACATTCCATATCTCCGCTCATCATCTGAGCGACTTGCCTCCGCCATTCGGAATCGAGGTCGCTTTTGCCGGCCGCTCAAATGCAGGGAAGTCAAGCGCGCTCAACACCATGGCGAATCATAATCGTCTGGCTTTCGTCAGTAAGCAGCCAGGCCGCACGCAGCTGATCAACTTCTTTAGTCTGGGCGGAGATCGTTTTCTGGTGGACTTGCCCGGATACGGCTATGCAAAAGTCCCGGAGAGCATGCGCAAGCACTGGCAGATGACGCTTTCCAATTACCTGAACCACCGCTCATCCTTATACGGACTGGTGTTGGTAATGGATAGCCGCCACCCTTTGACTCCGCTGGACCGGCAAATGCTGGACTGGTTTGGCCCCAGCGGCAAGCCAATACATGTGTTGCTGACCAAGTCGGACAAGCTGTCCAGAAGTGCCGCCATGCTGACCCTGAATGCCGTGCGCAAAGAATTGAATACCACATGGGGCAACTGCTCGGTACAGCTGTTTTCCAGCCTGAAAAAACAGGGCGTGGAAGAAGCCGAAGCCGTCATCGGCAAATGGCTGTTTCCACCACAGGATCACACCACAGAAGAACCCTCCGAGAGCCCTGCGGAGTAA